In Acidobacteriota bacterium, one genomic interval encodes:
- a CDS encoding FMN-binding protein — MRDVLLAIGVLGLATASAAAGPAGITRDEALAAAFPGAVIKAEQVFLTAEQQRQAASLAGVGVPSALVARYVATKDGQAVGRAYVDTHVVRTKKESLLISLDAGGRVKRIDVTAFLEPPEYRAPHAWAKQHQGRPLDDDLRLHRAIRPIAGATLTARAVTEAVRRVLAIDGVLSKELQR; from the coding sequence ATGCGCGACGTCCTGCTCGCGATCGGCGTGCTCGGTCTGGCCACGGCATCTGCCGCGGCCGGTCCGGCCGGCATCACGCGGGACGAAGCGCTGGCGGCAGCGTTTCCCGGCGCGGTCATCAAGGCCGAGCAGGTGTTCCTGACCGCCGAGCAGCAGCGCCAGGCGGCGTCCCTCGCCGGGGTCGGCGTTCCCAGCGCGCTCGTGGCCCGCTACGTCGCGACGAAAGACGGGCAGGCTGTCGGGCGCGCCTACGTCGATACGCACGTCGTGCGGACGAAAAAAGAGTCGCTGCTGATCTCGCTCGATGCGGGGGGACGCGTAAAGAGGATCGACGTCACGGCGTTCCTCGAACCTCCCGAATACCGTGCCCCGCACGCCTGGGCCAAACAGCACCAGGGGCGCCCGCTCGACGACGACCTGCGGCTGCACCGCGCGATCCGGCCCATCGCCGGAGCCACGCTGACGGCCAGGGCGGTGACTGAAGCCGTCCGGCGCGTCCTGGCGATCGACGGTGTGCTGAGCAAGGAGCTCCAGCGATGA